The nucleotide sequence TTCCCATAaacctcaactgtactttgtgtctaGTGCTAACTAGCAAATGTGAGCATGCTAATATGGTAAACTAAGAATgtagtaaacattatatctgttaaacatcagcatgctagcattggtgcgtgagcatgttagcgtgctgcccttagcatttagttcaaagtattactgtgcttaagtacagcctcacagagctgataGGATGGCTGTAAACTATACTATACTTcgtaaggaaacttaagaaggcaaaattcccgtGGCAGATTCTTGTTAactttacagaggagcaataaaaagcatcctgactggacaTGGGATGTGCACAGCCCAGGACaagagggctctgcagcgggtgattaaaaccacccagaacatcattggtacccatccaccgagcatcagtgacatcggagaggtgaggtgcctgcgcacacactaaaagacaatacccaccccagccacagcctgttcaccctgctgccatctggcaaGCAATACAGAAGTATCAGCTGCcataccaccagactacagagcagcttctttcctcaggctgtgagactcctcaattcatcctcagcactccaccataaataatagatttgttttttgtgtgcatgaagggactacatcTTGCATATCTTTGTACAACCCTGtgttatataataaataataaataaaggaaCCTTGAATCTTGAACCTTGTTTACTTATACTTTAATATAAGTAAATATaactaaaatattttcttgtacATCAGTGTTCTCACACAAGAACACTGTTATGTCTCATTTTACCAACACTCCCATGTTAGGCCCACTCCcacaaacaaaagtttaaatttCAGCCATTTCAAGAAAAACATATCTAAGGGGTGGACACCAAACAGCAATACTTGGACAATTTAATGCAATCTAACACAGAACTTTTCAATGCTTATCAAGTTTCACTAAGCATGTGTCAAAAGCTGATGAAAAACTTGATTTAATGCTATGCTAATTTCTTAGGCCGTAGTTTGAGGCATTTTTCTACTGGATTGTATTGCATTGTAGGTGCTCCTGTTATCAACACCTCACTGACACAGTTACAACAAAAATTATCATATAAACTGCACAAGGGAAGATGAAAGGCGGAGTTGCAGGGGCCTCGACGGgacacagagcaccacaggaaacggagagaaaacacacagcgaCAGACACACAGGGAAAGTACACAGAAAGAACAAAGAGAGGATGAGTAACAGAGGCAGCCAAACCCCATAAAAATAAAGGACTGCACTACAGATGCACTATATAGGTGCCATTCCAAATCTACCTCATGCAGCCTGTAAATTGTATATAGTAAttcagtggttcccagcctttgtggcttgtgaccctttgaaacacatacagtatttctaacAATGAGCACGTCAAGCAGATctaatttgaatcatttttagaggcctgaagagataaaactatccagtatttTACAAGACAAAAAGCCAAAGATAAATTTCCTAAAAATAAACGTAACTTTATGGAGCAAAAGAATGTTTTCCTATTATCAACACTGTACTTAAAAAGCAACAGAATAATAATCAATATAAATGCATTATGATTTAAATAAGACTTTAAGACGTACTTGTCTCCACTTTGGTTCCTTCACCAAACAGGATCTCTCCACATGTGACCACAGCACAGTAGTAAGTCCCAGTATCAGAGGAGTTGTGTATAGTTTTGGACAGACTGTAGACACAGCTCCTTTCCTCTTGTTCATCACTGCTGTTCCTGTGAGTGTAAATAACACCTGGATGGGATTCTCCTGATCCAGCTCTGAACCAGTACACACTGTGTTCACCTGGACACTGGTCTTCTTTGTTCTTGGAGAGAAGTGAACACTGGAGAGTCACCGAGCCGCCCGGCTGGACTGACTCAGTCTCCGGACTTTGTCTAACGTAAACAGGTTTCTGCTGATTTTTATGATCTGTGTGATTCACAAAAAGACAGGAATTAAGTAATGGATTGTTTGGGTATTGACACAGACAtagcaaacaaagacacagaaataaacatactTTACCATTCACAGCCAAAAGTGTGCCACTGatgaatttcattttgtatgCCGATCCTGCTTGACAGAAGTATGTTGCTTCATCTTCTTTGCTTACATTTGTGATATTAAGAAAATACTGAGCATCCCCTTTTGTGACTGTAAATTTTGAATTGTCAAATTGTTCTTTAAGTGTTATTTTGTCAAAGGTTCCTGCTGCAACTGTTTGGACCATATATCCAAATTTCAACTTAAACCAGTAAAACAACCCGGCTTTGTCCCTGGTGAGTGGACATGTCAGAGTGAAATTATTACCAAGTTCAGCCACAGTCAAAGAGATCTGGTGAGGAACATCTGTGGtttgagctgaagaaaaaagaaagttacTAGACAACAGGACAAATAccattaaaatgtgtgtcagAAACCCTATTTGTGATCAATACAAATAATTTATCTAAAATATTATATGGTCGAATATGTTTTTCCACAAGCTATAGTTTACAGTAGTTTTCATCTTAGTAAAGTAGACAGTGCACTTACACAATGTACTTAGAAGAATCAAAGCAGCCAGTCCTCCGATCATTGTGGTACAGTGCCCTTCTCTTGCACAACTGATGTCTTCCCACTCAAGTGGAAGATTTTGTCACAAAGTGATCAAGGTTTACAAAATGGAAGTCATAGTCATCATGATTggctgaaacacagaaaatgaacttCCTGTTAAATTTTGCAATCCCATGACCCATGTGATCCCACCCCACCCCCTGCTATGAGTATGAAGGTGTTGCgagtctatatatatatacgacATTCATTGTTCAAGGAGACTTAAGCAGGACAGTGACCTAAACTTCTGCCACCCTCTTTTGAACTATGTAgagatctaaaaaaaaatgtattagtgtCTAGTGCTAACTAGACACTAATGTACACTGCAGTCCCTTCATGCACACAAAATTAATTACAAACACGTAATTCATTTGAATCCCAGAAGGTCTATGACCAACAGTTaacatgttttgtctgacttgACATTTGCAGTCAAGCATTTAAAGTAAGGTTTGTCTACAGAGGAAGCCACACGTTAAGCAATTCGCTGAGAGGTGATAAATGGTAGtggaaagatgaaaaaatagGCCACAAGTGCACAGATTGTCCCAAAAGAGATTAACTGCTGCAGAAGCAAACTTTATGCAACCTCGTGTAGTAATGCGAAATTGTCAAGGCCTTTTGAATTTGtgtcatatatttcataatcCATCAAGGCCTAAAATACAGGTCACATGTTCCACAGTTTACAGCCCTTGCAAGAGAAACCAAATCCCTTTACATATACACATGCTGTACCTAAATATCTCAATATGCAGTATACTAAGTTGACAGTGTCAGGATTCGTATTTAAATCTACATCAAACCATTGAACCTACATCCAAAAACGTGTAGAAAATGTTCGTGAAATAAATATCCAGTCAAATAACGTCAGTAGGGAACATGTTCCAAATACACACTGGACCAGTATTTTCAGCTACGTTAGCGCCGTGGCTCTAGGGCTGGCACTGATGGTCTGTCAGTTGGTCGGTCTACCactctggtccagactgaaatatctataGCCATTACATTTtggacagacattcatggtcccaatAGGATGAAACCTACCATCTTGAGTGATcacttgacttttcctctagtgccaccagcaggtcaaagttttcacttatcaagtgaaatatctcaacatctactaggTCGATTGACACAAAATTTTGTAGAcatccatggtccccagaggatgaagcctaattgttgatcccctgacttttcctctagcgtcaccatgaggttgacatttgtcgtgttgagtgaaatatctactattggatggattgccaagaAATCTGGTGCACATAGTCATGTCCATCTCAGAAATAATTGTAGCCTAATCGATTtggtgacttttcatctagcaccaccaaattaaatatgaaatcaTTTGTCCACTACTTTAGTGTTAATGAGATTTCCTTCAGCTTCAGTTGTACAACtattttgtgctaattagaaaatgttagcatgctaacacactaaactaagatggtgaacatggtaaacattatacctgctaaacatcagcatgttagcattgtcactgtgagcatgttagcatgctgatgttagcatttagctcaaagcactgctgtttcagtgtcacagagctgctagcatgactgtagactcttgcTATTAATCACATAGCATAATCAGTCACTTCACTGGAAGGACATAATGTGCCATAACACTATAGACATCCCCCTTTGTGCATTGACAAGaacatgatccctcactggcttcctaCCCACAAACAATTGTAAATAATGCATGACCAGCTTTGAAGAAACATtgccaaaaacagaaaacaaaacataagcCACTGTTTTGGTGGGCAAGTGCTTTTTCCCCAGCACCATCCAAGCAACCTGAAAAGGCCCATGTTTAACATACATGTTAATGTATATTTAAGATGATTTGATTTGGTTCTTTGGTCATTATCTTGACGTGAATTTGGTGAAATTTGTCAAAATCCTCataataatagtttttaaaatgactactgTGCTGAGAACTATGTTACTTGTTAATCGTCCtgtattaatatttaacaattttGGAACAAATGCTGCATCCCATGTTGTCTAAATAGAAATTTGTCCTTGTAGGACTCACATTCCCcagtaaataaagttaaaatgatGTTGAGGCTTCCTTATGAAATAGAGAGCGTGAAATGAACACAGACCTTTGATACTAGTTCTTCCTCACACCTACAAGCACATCAGTTAGCCAACATTGTTCTTTGATGATAAAAACTCACTCTGAACATGTCCGTTGCTGAGATTTACCACTTCAGAGCAGACATGTCGTTTTCTCATCTCTGGAACTAAGAGAGGCGAGACACTGCTTCCATGTTACTTAAATAGAGGTGGGCTCAAGTAACCTATTTCAATATGTCTTTgctttgaaaatacaaataccACTGATTTAGTTTGATTAAACAGATATTTTCCACGTACATGCTTATCAACTATCCTGTAATAATGAATTTGGGAAGGATAATTAACTTTCTTTGGAGAGGAGCATATGAGAGTGCAAGATCAAAGTGTTTACTCTGATCTGTAATTTCAAATTACACTTAACTTATCATGTATACACAGTAATTGGCAATTGAGTAGATAAATGTAAAGGCTTAATGGCTGCATGAGGCAGAACTTTCAAAATGCTGTCaactgttgggatttacaatggttaaaggggcaccaaattgtgtaggtgcaatcaattaagtttggctatcaaaattatcaaTCGTAAATAATAACTTGAATTAAGTCATCGGGGGGCACCACCCTTCAACGAGGGAAAATGATAGCTAATTAACTGATTCAGTCtcatacactaaactatcaatatGTAACTCAGatcaataattaaatgaataactacaaccaaaattaccaaaattattaaaggatttggagtttatcattcactcttgtgcaacattaaagaaaccagcataattatacacaaaaatttataagataagataaacaaagcaaaacacacaatatgacgTAGAACTCTAAATGCACAAGCAAGTTAGAAAAGAagatagttagttgcatgcaagaccctgtgtctgtgagatacatcactaacatcaacttagcatatggctaccaaaataacaaaacacatcacaacacatcACTAAAATAGTCGTCAGCATGGTGATTGCAGTTGTCtggatcaaaatgttcaatattcTTAGCTATCAACTCAAGCACTTCAAGGAGGGGACACTATGAGGTCCTTTCTGGTGAAGGTGAGGGTAAACTAACATTACTGTAGATGTGTGCATCACCTGCAACACTTCGCTCTGGTTGAGAGGCAGTGGCTGAATAGCTCTGAGATGTTTTAGTCCCCCttttggagggatgaacactaATAAATGTGTTGTCCATCAGTGGCTGAACAGAACATGGGGCAGAATATCTCCTAGAGGATAAACAACATAGTTCCTCACTGATTCAAATGGTATAGTGCCAGTGCCAAAACAGCTGAGTAAAATATGTAACTGGGCCCGGATTAATGTGAACCCTAGACTCTTTCCATTTATAGGTACATTGTACCAAACTGTTGTAAATATGTGCTCGAGAGGTATTTTAAATAGAACTTATTTTGCAAGTGTACAAAGACAAAGCAAACAGGGCAGTACAGTTGAAAGATatttaaattaatgtaaaataaatgcacattATTTTGCCACAACAGCACAAAATGTAAAGCCTGGCATATTTCATCCTGTTCTTCCTTGTGTGAGAAGTACCAATAAAAAGTAATGCAAATGTGACTGATTCATTCTAATTGCACAAGAGAGATTAGTTTCTTCCTATAGCATTAGAATACTGCAGAAAGCATTTATTTTTGGATTGGAAACATAATAATCTTGGAAACAGTTTCTGTTTCTAACAATAGATATTTACGTGTAACAACTCAAAAATAAGATCTTTCACCTTTTTAGTTTTGTGGCACTGTAGTATTTACTGTGCTAATGTCTGTTGCATAAAACAACAAGCAAAGCCGCATGCAGCAGCTGAGCCGTGAGCTGTGGCCATTTCTCTGCTTTTCATAGACCACCAAGCATGTTTACTCAGAATGCACATGACTTCAGGCATCAACAGGATATGTCACTAAGATACAAGAAGCCTCCGCAGGCTAAATTTAGCAAAGACTGTTAAACTGATAGTTTTGAGTTCTGCCTTCCTGGATGTGCACTCGTTTAGTTCAATGAATGTCTAAAAAACAAATTCTAACCACTCAACCCAATGCAACCACAACTGTTTTAAAATAGTAGATTACAAATAATTTTATAACTTTGggtggtatttaaaaaaatcattttaaccaAGTTCAGTATCACAAAATGTTTAAGGTTTATGTGATCAAAGTCCTAAATTGGAGGTGAAATTAAAACTTAAAGACGCCACTGTTTCACCAACATTTTACATGATGAGATAGCAACAATTGAACTTGATGTTGCTGGGGGCTAGAACAATGATATCCACTATCTAACTCAGCAATAGGTTTGCAGACTACCAGATGTTTGTCTTGTGTGTGGTTGACCAGGTAAGGAAGGGGATAAGACGACCAACCAGGCTGAATACTGGCCGGTTTCATCAGTGGTAGGTGTGGGGCACTAAAAAATAATCTTCAAACCAATAAAACCAGGCACTTGGATCAtgacaaatgtcacatttcatagacatacagtatttaatccAGTTCATCATAAAAGCAGGAAAATACCCAGCTCATGTACTTTTCtgctacattaaaatgcttgttGACAAGCAactggtcccagccaagaaacagtccagcacataacccctcaTAAAACCGCACTGTGTCgtttttttctttacacttTCTAAatagaataaacaaacaagatattatgtgtttattagtgagctttagaagtgctggtaggagTATTTTGTTACccttgaacagagccaggctagctgtttccccctgtttccagtcattgTGCCAAGctaagctgctggctgtagcttcatatttacagaacagacatgagactgatatcaatcttctcatctacctctctgcaaaaaagcaaataagcgtatttcccaaactgtcaaagtatttctttaactttttcacattatcaCTGCCACTACAATACTAGTAATACTggtaatatatagtatatatatagtatatatttgGCGAGATTAATTTCAACATGTAACCTACAATATCAGTAAGGCCTGCAGGGGTCATTTTTGCAGACAAAAGGGGGTTGAATAAAGTGAACCTACAGGTCAGAGAAAAAGGCGTATGAGCAGAAGATCAGCGGTTTCAGTCCCTTGAACCTGTCACAAAGATGCAGGAAAGGGGGGCGGGCCAGTGACTTAGCAGtactctctcttctctcaaaGAAGAGagccaaagaagaagagaaccaCATCCCTCAACTACTGCAGTGGAAACACTGTGGTATCACTGCccaggtgtgtgagtgtgtgtctattCCTCCAAGCTGCTGttgacaaaaaataacaaagtaGTTTTTTCCACTTGGCTCATTGGAAAAGGCTTTATAAAGTGTTGGCTTCCTGCTCTGAAACTAAAAGCTAGACAAGACCTCACTTTGACCACACAACCACACTGCTGCTGAATTTTCCGTGTACGATTGTCACTGTGTGGGTGTGAAAACATCAACCAAAGAATCTCATGTAAATTACTACATTATTTGACCTATTTTACACATTAGTCATACAGAAAAATCTCTGCAGACCAGTAAACACAGCGTATGAGATTCTGTTATGTCAGTTCATTCTGTccgttttttcttttaaacatcgatttcagagagacaggaagtcgAACGGAGAGTGGATGTGATGCAGCAGAAAGCATGAGTATGAGCTCGCACCAACTTCTTAGTATGTGTCATGAACCTTAGCCCAGCGATTCCCCTGACCTTTCCAAACTGAACACTCATTCATCATTTGGTTTCAATATAAATACCATGCGGTGTGTTCGTTGTTAGGGTCAGCAGTGAATCTGCAGTAATTCTTGTTATTTGAAGTCCCTTTTTATGTTTCCTTCCTGAGATTAAGTAACCATAATACCACAACTACTACAACAATGACCACAGCTacttttaatacaaaaatagaTGAATAATAGTAATGATGATTGCTGTAATTGGCTGGTCATGTTCAGTCTAACAGAGGCATAGTCATGCTAAAATAAAAGTGTGGCAGTTATGCAGATCTGTAGACCCGACAGATTGGACATATTGGATCTTCTGGTAACTAATACTCTGGTGCCACCTAGTGAAACAATACACTTTCTTGTAGGCCTACTGTAATGTCCTAGTACTTTtccgtaaaaaaaaaataataataaaatcacatttgatgATGTATTGTGTGAAAATTTTAATGTTTACTGTAACctttcatgttttctatcaGTGTGTAGCAGGGTTAGCTGGTCCACCTTAAAGGTCAGTCCATCCTAAGCCTGATTAGCCTCCAATAGGCACCAGGTGTAGGTCATTATGCTCccctacagtatatataccAGGCAAATTTTCAGACTGTAAAACAATGGCTTGTCATCCATTAAGCATGTGGTGAGAGTTCATTtgtgcagatttttttaatgcattggTTTATTGATTGATGTTGTCTTTGCTTGACTGCCAGCATGTTCCCTGGGTTGTTTGTGATTGATGACAAAGGTACATAGGATATACTGCATTTTGGTAACACAGCTGCTTCAGTCACCTGTATCACAAAAGAGAAGTGAATGATGGTTCCTGCCCCAAGTGAGGGTTGATTTGGAcacatttggttattttttAGGTAAAACTGGTGATCATTATTCAATACCCATTTagtggctcttctcaatgtataattgtttattttcttgcaGTGGTGACTGCTGCTAggtttatatgtattttatgtcaGTCTATGTTTTAAGAgacttgagtttttttttaagtttagttATGGTGTTGCTATACCAACCATCTGCCAAACCtaatatgttttctttgttttaggcCAGAGCTTAATCCAGACAGGGTTGTGTTCCTGCTCAAGTTGGGGCCTAGTTACAGCGACTAGGCCACTCCTGTCATTGCACGGTTGAGTGTTGTTTGCACCTTGCATATCTTTTAGTTGTATGAGTGTAATATCAACAATTAACATTGGGTTTGAGTAGGTCTTACCTTAAAATTCCCCCTGGCTTGGTGGACTGTAATCTTCACCCTGGTCAGTGCTAGGGCACAATCATAAACAGTCTCTATAGTTTACCTATAAACCCACCAACAGTTTATtgttgttgaaacagtttttgttttcatcaatTTTAATCTTTTAGTCCTTAGTACACAGTGAAACCTTTTTAATAAAAgtagttgtttttacacttaaacTTGATCTTTGCTATTCCTTCTGTGTTTATGGGTTTAAATAACATGGAGTTAAATCCCCAGCCCCTGATCACAAGTGTTTGAGATTCACCTTCAGAACTTTtggagaaacaaaatgaaaagtaacTGTCAACATGTACAGTCAAAAACATGGTTTAGGGGGCTCTTTTTAATCTTTTGTGTGCTCTTAAATGTTGTTTCACAATGCAATAAAGACTCTTgctcagttttaaaaaataatataggcTAATGTATACTGTCTGCACAAGAAGCTGCAGaattttcagtttagtttttataaATTGCAGTGACAAGTATCAAAGACAATTTCTTAAGGTTGCTTATAATGAATTACAAGAATTTAAAAGGTTAACATGCCAGTCATCACAAGTAAATAGTACTCTTACACATTTTTTGGTACATTTGTAATTACAAGACttaaaaatttgattttaaaaatgc is from Siniperca chuatsi isolate FFG_IHB_CAS linkage group LG8, ASM2008510v1, whole genome shotgun sequence and encodes:
- the LOC122880888 gene encoding uncharacterized protein LOC122880888 isoform X1; the protein is MIGGLAALILLSTLSQTTDVPHQISLTVAELGNNFTLTCPLTRDKAGLFYWFKLKFGYMVQTVAAGTFDKITLKEQFDNSKFTVTKGDAQYFLNITNVSKEDEATYFCQAGSAYKMKFISGTLLAVNDHKNQQKPVYVRQSPETESVQPGGSVTLQCSLLSKNKEDQCPGEHSVYWFRAGSGESHPGVIYTHRNSSDEQEERSCVYSLSKTIHNSSDTGTYYCAVVTCGEILFGEGTKVETRQELWPFVIVLGTLLAGFVIVTVALIISRNQKPVCKHCNGEVTAYNHAEHDRSAQNQPSNVDGEVTALNYVALDFTSRKAQRWTNNSELPQHCVYAGMRD
- the LOC122880888 gene encoding uncharacterized protein LOC122880888 isoform X3, with translation MIGGLAALILLSTLSQTTDVPHQISLTVAELDHKNQQKPVYVRQSPETESVQPGGSVTLQCSLLSKNKEDQCPGEHSVYWFRAGSGESHPGVIYTHRNSSDEQEERSCVYSLSKTIHNSSDTGTYYCAVVTCGEILFGEGTKVETRQELWPFVIVLGTLLAGFVIVTVALIISRNQKPVCKHCNGEVTAYNHAEHDRSAQNQPSNVDGEVTALNYVALDFTSRKAQRWTNNSELPQHCVYAGMRD
- the LOC122880888 gene encoding uncharacterized protein LOC122880888 isoform X2; translation: MIGGLAALILLSTLSQTTDVPHQISLTVAELGNNFTLTCPLTRDKAGLFYWFKLKFGYMVQTVAAGTFDKITLKEQFDNSKFTVTKGDAQYFLNITNVSKEDEATYFCQAGSAYKMKFISGTLLAVNDHKNQQKPVYVRQSPETESVQPGGSVTLQCSLLSKNKEDQCPGEHSVYWFRAGSGESHPGVIYTHRNSSDEQEERSCVYSLSKTIHNSSDTGTYYCAVVTCGEILFGEGTKVETRQELWPFVIVLGTLLAGFVIVTVALIISRNQKPVCKHCNGW